In the genome of Candidatus Abyssobacteria bacterium SURF_5, one region contains:
- the prfB gene encoding peptide chain release factor 2: MSGIEKQSSASDFWDDPEAAQKTLRKMSALKESLRQIETLESRQIELAEFLELSEQEGDLSLEAEIRANLDQLEREVEDWIRRSTLTGETDSSGAIVTVHAGAGGTESCDWVSMLLRMYLRWAEQKGYATEVIDLLEGDEAGIKSVTFTVSGPYGYGYLKSENGVHRLVRISPFDANKRRHTSFASVEVLADVEDDIVVDINESDLRIDTYRASGAGGQHVNKTSSAVRITHLPTGIVAQCQNERSQHKNRSMAMKLLRAKLYAHYEKQRQAELAAQRGKQEEIAWGSQIRSYVLQPYQMVKDHRTGIEAGNVGAVLDGDLDAFISGYLQSRIAK; the protein is encoded by the coding sequence ATAAGCGGGATCGAGAAGCAAAGCAGCGCCTCGGACTTCTGGGATGATCCCGAAGCGGCGCAAAAGACGCTCCGGAAAATGAGCGCACTCAAAGAGTCGCTCCGTCAGATCGAGACGCTTGAAAGCCGCCAAATCGAACTTGCCGAATTTCTTGAGCTCTCCGAACAGGAGGGCGATCTTTCTCTGGAGGCGGAAATCCGCGCGAACCTTGATCAGTTGGAGCGCGAAGTCGAGGATTGGATTCGCCGCAGCACGTTAACCGGCGAGACCGACTCGAGCGGCGCCATCGTCACCGTTCATGCGGGCGCCGGCGGAACCGAATCCTGCGACTGGGTCTCGATGTTGCTCAGAATGTACCTGCGCTGGGCCGAGCAGAAGGGATACGCGACTGAAGTAATCGATCTGCTCGAGGGAGACGAAGCCGGGATTAAAAGCGTCACTTTTACGGTCAGCGGCCCCTACGGCTACGGATACCTCAAGAGTGAAAACGGCGTTCACCGCCTGGTGCGGATATCGCCGTTCGACGCCAACAAGCGGCGGCATACCTCGTTCGCGTCGGTCGAAGTCCTGGCGGATGTCGAGGACGATATCGTTGTCGATATAAACGAATCCGATTTGCGAATCGACACCTACCGGGCGAGCGGGGCGGGCGGCCAGCACGTGAACAAGACGAGTTCGGCTGTTCGGATTACCCATCTGCCGACCGGTATTGTGGCGCAGTGTCAAAATGAACGCTCGCAGCACAAGAACCGATCAATGGCGATGAAGCTGCTGCGCGCCAAATTATACGCCCATTACGAAAAGCAGCGACAGGCGGAGCTCGCGGCCCAGCGGGGAAAGCAGGAGGAGATAGCCTGGGGCAGCCAAATTCGTTCGTACGTGCTCCAGCCTTACCAAATGGTCAAAGACCACCGGACGGGCATCGAAGCAGGGAACGTCGGGGCGGTGCTGGACGGCGATCTCGACGCATTCATCAGCGGCTATCTGCAGAGCCGGATCGCAAAGTAA
- the lysS gene encoding lysine--tRNA ligase, whose amino-acid sequence MEEKQDLYAQRLEKLSRIRQASQEPYTYSYARTHTVQQAYDEFEKQHEAQPERTVRLAGRITALRLHGKSAFADLKDDSGKIQLFFGLQDVGGDQYEFLTKLINVGDFLGVEGTIFTTRTGQVTVRVGSFLLLTKTLRPLPEKWHGLKDVEIRLRRRYLDLLANVETGNLFRRRSEIIRHIRGFLDARGYMEVETPMLHPIPGGASARPFITHYNALDRDFYLRVAPELYLKRLLVGGFEKVYEINRNFRNEGVSNRHNPEFTMLELYEAYVDYEAMMELVEKLVSFVVKTVLGKPNFTYQGNDINIEPPWPRVSFFEAIRRFADVDLEQTSDSARARDLVAHLKLDLEDSAGYGKICDEVLKSYVVPKMISPTFLIDYPLELSPLAKGKRGSPRLTERFQPFVGGLEIGNAFSELNDPLEQRARFERQMQLRARGDEEAQTLDEDFITALEYGMPPAGGLGIGIDRLVMLLTDSPTIKEVILFPQLRTVNHAIVEE is encoded by the coding sequence ATGGAAGAAAAACAAGATCTCTATGCGCAGCGACTGGAAAAATTATCTCGGATAAGACAGGCCTCGCAAGAGCCGTATACATATTCATATGCCCGGACGCATACGGTTCAACAGGCATACGATGAGTTTGAAAAACAGCATGAGGCGCAACCCGAGAGAACCGTTCGCCTGGCGGGAAGAATAACGGCTCTCCGCCTCCACGGCAAAAGTGCGTTCGCCGATCTCAAGGATGATTCAGGGAAAATTCAACTCTTCTTCGGCCTTCAGGACGTGGGCGGCGACCAATATGAATTCCTTACGAAGCTGATCAACGTCGGCGATTTCCTCGGGGTCGAAGGGACAATCTTCACCACACGCACCGGTCAGGTGACCGTCAGAGTCGGCTCGTTCCTCCTGTTGACAAAAACGCTGCGACCGCTGCCCGAGAAGTGGCACGGACTTAAAGACGTCGAAATCCGCCTGCGCCGGCGCTACCTCGATCTGCTTGCCAATGTCGAAACCGGGAACCTTTTTCGCAGGCGCAGCGAAATCATCAGGCACATCCGCGGATTTCTTGACGCGCGCGGATACATGGAAGTCGAAACGCCGATGCTTCACCCGATACCCGGCGGCGCAAGCGCCCGCCCGTTCATAACACATTACAATGCCCTCGATCGGGATTTTTATCTGCGCGTCGCGCCCGAGCTCTACCTGAAACGTCTTCTGGTAGGCGGCTTCGAAAAAGTCTACGAGATCAACCGCAACTTCCGCAATGAAGGAGTCTCCAACAGGCACAATCCCGAGTTCACCATGCTCGAGTTGTATGAGGCGTACGTGGATTACGAGGCCATGATGGAACTGGTCGAGAAGCTGGTTTCCTTCGTCGTGAAGACGGTCTTGGGAAAACCGAACTTCACGTACCAGGGAAACGACATCAACATCGAACCGCCCTGGCCGCGCGTTTCCTTCTTCGAGGCAATCCGAAGATTTGCGGACGTCGATCTGGAGCAGACTTCGGATTCGGCAAGGGCGCGTGATCTGGTGGCGCACCTGAAACTGGATCTCGAAGATTCCGCCGGTTACGGCAAGATCTGCGACGAAGTCTTGAAATCATACGTCGTTCCCAAAATGATTTCCCCCACATTTCTTATCGACTATCCGCTCGAGCTTTCGCCGCTCGCAAAAGGCAAGCGCGGGAGCCCGCGGCTCACGGAGCGCTTCCAGCCCTTCGTCGGAGGACTCGAAATCGGCAACGCGTTCTCCGAGCTGAACGACCCGCTCGAACAGCGCGCGCGCTTCGAGCGGCAGATGCAGCTTCGTGCAAGAGGGGATGAGGAGGCGCAAACGCTCGACGAGGATTTTATCACCGCGCTCGAGTACGGCATGCCTCCCGCCGGCGGCCTCGGTATCGGGATCGACCGTTTAGTAATGTTGCTTACTGATTCACCTACAATAAAAGAGGTAATATTGTTTCCGCAGTTGCGCACGGTTAACCACGCAATTGTGGAGGAATAA